A single window of Sulfitobacter sp. JL08 DNA harbors:
- a CDS encoding ImmA/IrrE family metallo-endopeptidase, producing the protein MITFRQLLEEIPDATSRHLLRQFNLAQRSTGRAQSVRDLALSLGFDVTEKSFPLGIDGRLVADPFASNGYEIQVNKHHSVERRRWTLMHEIAHFFLHRNHEDFFAENSYRASPGFHFYRSDELVEEKQANEFVAAAFFGDGALAAINSWFQGDVKKISRAFGLSEKAIRIALKEKH; encoded by the coding sequence ATGATAACTTTTAGGCAACTTCTAGAGGAGATACCTGACGCGACCAGCCGGCATCTGTTGCGCCAATTCAATTTGGCGCAACGTTCGACGGGGCGAGCTCAATCTGTAAGAGATCTCGCATTATCTCTCGGTTTCGATGTGACTGAAAAATCGTTTCCGCTAGGAATTGACGGAAGGTTGGTTGCTGACCCGTTCGCCTCAAATGGCTACGAAATACAGGTTAACAAACATCATTCTGTAGAGAGACGACGCTGGACCTTGATGCACGAAATTGCTCACTTTTTTTTACATAGAAATCATGAGGATTTTTTCGCAGAGAACAGTTATCGGGCGTCGCCAGGTTTTCATTTCTATCGCTCGGACGAGTTGGTTGAAGAAAAACAAGCAAACGAATTCGTAGCCGCGGCTTTTTTTGGTGACGGAGCACTGGCGGCCATAAACAGTTGGTTTCAAGGCGATGTGAAAAAGATTTCACGCGCTTTCGGGCTTTCTGAAAAAGCCATTCGAATAGCATTAAAGGAGAAGCACTAG
- a CDS encoding sigma-70 family RNA polymerase sigma factor, whose protein sequence is MSFQKTPPPNDDLTTHLAAMTRLARRLTRNRDLADDLAQDAALRIWARLARGAEIDDLRAYSMTTLRNLARSKARSVRDDVEFSDDMAAVGPDALRQLAFRDTCAAINRLPADQARLLTLVLAGQASPTDLANTTGCPVGTVMSRLARARATLRRDMDLDADMSVADLY, encoded by the coding sequence ATGTCCTTCCAGAAGACACCACCCCCGAATGATGACCTGACGACGCATCTTGCAGCCATGACCCGTCTGGCGCGCCGCCTCACGCGCAACCGCGATCTGGCGGATGATCTGGCACAGGACGCGGCCCTGCGCATCTGGGCCAGACTGGCCAGGGGCGCCGAAATTGATGACCTGCGCGCCTATTCCATGACAACCTTACGCAATCTGGCCCGCAGCAAGGCCCGTTCCGTGCGCGATGACGTCGAATTCAGCGATGATATGGCCGCGGTCGGGCCCGATGCCCTGCGCCAGCTTGCCTTTCGTGACACCTGCGCCGCGATCAACCGCCTGCCGGCCGATCAGGCGCGGCTGTTGACCCTTGTTCTGGCCGGTCAGGCCAGCCCCACCGATCTGGCCAACACCACAGGCTGCCCTGTTGGCACGGTCATGTCACGTCTGGCCCGCGCCCGAGCAACCCTGCGCCGGGATATGGACCTGGATGCCGACATGTCGGTGGCGGATCTTTACTGA
- a CDS encoding trimethylamine methyltransferase family protein gives MTDTVDTSVPPSTSARSGGRAARRAARAAPLADHLRPIRAGMSGGTYKPLTQAGMERIHRAALDALEQIGLADAPPSGIAYLTGAGAILGDDGRIRFPRALVEDTIAKANRSITLFARDPAHDLELSGTRVHYGTAGAAVHLVDVEGRNYRECTVQDLHDAARITDVLDNIHFLQRPMVCRDITDNREMDLNTVYACAAGTRKHIGTSFTEPSFVPDALKMLHMIAGGEDKWRERPFMSNSNCFVVPPMKFATEACQVMEECIKGGMPVLLLSAGMAGATAPSTVAGAIVQAVAECLAGLVYVNAVKPGHAAIFGTWPFGLDLRTGAMTGGSGEQALLSAGCAQMHQFYGVPGGAAAGIADAKLPDMQAGWEQMCSNVMAGLSGLNMVYEAAGMHASLLGFCHESLILGDDLIGHAMRCVRGIEVTDETVAVDQIAEVCLGGSGHYLGTDQTLGRMQSDYVYPRLGDRTSPKEWAEIGKPDLIAKAIARKDEILGKRSEARFDPIVDAQIRAAFKIHLPA, from the coding sequence ATGACCGATACAGTTGACACTTCTGTCCCCCCTTCCACTTCCGCACGCAGCGGCGGGCGCGCTGCGCGCCGTGCCGCGCGTGCAGCACCTCTTGCCGATCACCTGCGCCCGATCCGCGCCGGAATGTCGGGGGGCACCTACAAACCGCTGACCCAAGCCGGAATGGAACGCATCCACCGCGCCGCCCTTGATGCGCTGGAGCAGATCGGGCTGGCCGATGCGCCCCCGTCGGGCATCGCATATCTGACAGGCGCGGGCGCCATTCTGGGCGATGACGGACGCATCCGTTTCCCCCGGGCCCTGGTCGAAGACACGATCGCAAAAGCCAACCGGTCGATCACCCTGTTCGCCCGTGATCCGGCCCATGATCTGGAACTGAGCGGAACACGGGTCCATTACGGCACCGCAGGTGCGGCGGTGCATCTGGTCGATGTCGAAGGTCGCAATTACCGCGAATGCACGGTGCAGGATCTGCACGATGCGGCCCGCATCACCGATGTGCTGGACAATATCCACTTTCTGCAACGCCCGATGGTGTGCCGCGATATCACCGACAATCGGGAAATGGACCTGAACACCGTCTATGCCTGCGCGGCGGGAACACGCAAACATATCGGCACATCCTTTACCGAACCGTCCTTTGTGCCGGACGCGCTCAAGATGCTGCACATGATCGCGGGGGGCGAAGACAAGTGGCGCGAACGCCCCTTCATGTCCAATTCCAACTGTTTTGTCGTACCGCCAATGAAATTCGCGACCGAAGCCTGTCAGGTGATGGAAGAATGCATCAAGGGCGGCATGCCGGTCCTGTTGCTGTCGGCTGGCATGGCGGGCGCAACCGCCCCGTCGACCGTGGCGGGCGCAATCGTTCAGGCGGTGGCCGAATGTCTGGCCGGTCTGGTCTATGTCAACGCGGTCAAACCGGGCCATGCGGCAATCTTCGGCACCTGGCCCTTCGGGCTTGATCTGCGCACCGGCGCGATGACCGGCGGATCGGGCGAACAGGCCCTGCTAAGCGCGGGATGCGCGCAGATGCACCAGTTTTACGGCGTTCCCGGCGGGGCTGCGGCGGGCATCGCGGATGCGAAACTGCCTGATATGCAGGCCGGATGGGAACAGATGTGTTCCAATGTGATGGCCGGTCTGTCCGGTCTGAACATGGTTTATGAGGCTGCGGGCATGCACGCGTCCCTGCTGGGGTTTTGCCATGAATCGCTGATCCTTGGCGATGACCTGATCGGTCACGCCATGCGCTGCGTGCGCGGCATCGAAGTGACCGATGAAACCGTTGCGGTCGATCAGATTGCCGAGGTCTGTCTGGGTGGTTCGGGGCATTATCTGGGAACCGATCAGACATTGGGGCGGATGCAGTCTGATTATGTCTACCCCAGGCTTGGCGATCGTACTTCGCCCAAGGAATGGGCCGAGATTGGCAAGCCCGATTTGATTGCAAAGGCGATCGCACGCAAGGACGAAATCCTTGGAAAACGATCAGAAGCGCGGTTTGATCCCATCGTCGATGCGCAGATCCGCGCGGCGTTCAAGATCCACCTGCCAGCCTGA
- a CDS encoding outer membrane protein yields the protein MKKTIAAGLITVMASPVFAGSLADPVPEPVAVAPVAVVNTGGDWTGFYAGAQLGWLDANPDLVPGGDDFIYGLHAGYDYDFGLFVLGAELDYDAGDIDIAGGTASIDDVWRAKLRAGYDLGNTLIYATGGYAEVDTSIGDGDGYFGGIGVAYRVSDNFTVGGEILGHKFDSIGGVTDADATTATLRASFRF from the coding sequence ATGAAAAAAACAATAGCAGCAGGCCTGATCACTGTCATGGCGTCACCGGTATTCGCCGGCTCTTTGGCCGATCCGGTGCCCGAACCGGTTGCGGTTGCCCCGGTTGCCGTGGTCAACACAGGCGGTGACTGGACAGGATTTTACGCGGGTGCGCAATTGGGATGGCTGGATGCCAACCCCGATCTGGTACCGGGCGGAGATGATTTCATTTACGGTTTGCATGCCGGTTACGACTATGACTTTGGTCTGTTCGTACTGGGCGCCGAACTTGATTACGATGCCGGCGATATCGACATCGCAGGCGGCACCGCGTCAATCGACGATGTGTGGCGTGCCAAACTGCGTGCCGGTTACGATCTGGGCAACACGCTGATCTACGCAACAGGCGGCTATGCCGAAGTTGACACTTCGATCGGTGACGGCGACGGATATTTCGGCGGTATCGGTGTTGCATACAGAGTGTCGGACAATTTCACCGTCGGTGGTGAAATTCTGGGCCACAAATTCGACAGCATCGGCGGCGTGACAGATGCCGACGCGACAACGGCGACATTGCGGGCATCGTTCCGCTTCTGA
- a CDS encoding pyridoxal phosphate-dependent aminotransferase: MKLSQRITKLNGEGDDGWSVFYRARALKAAGAPIVELTIGEHDIRTHGDILAAMNASAIGGHTGYAMVPGVKSLRETVANRIQERTGVPTGPENVMITPGGQSALFSSHYAVCNPGDAALYLDPYYATYPGTLRAAGAIPRVVHTRAEDAFQPRGEDIAAQAQGAVSLLINSPNNPTGTVYSRATLGGIADVCKAHDLWLISDEVYDTQVWDGSHISPRSLPDMAERTLVVGSMSKSHAMTGSRCGWIVGPEEVIDRLIDLATNTTYGVPGFIQDAANFALHQGPAFEDAVAEPFRRRRALAAEIIAAQNTVTLIPAQGAMYMMLDVRATGLSGEAFANGLLDECQIAVMPGESFGTSAAGHIRVAMTIEDGAFAKALKDLCGFAEKHAG; the protein is encoded by the coding sequence ATGAAGCTGTCCCAAAGGATCACCAAACTGAACGGCGAAGGTGATGACGGCTGGAGCGTGTTTTACCGTGCCCGCGCTTTAAAGGCGGCAGGCGCGCCGATTGTGGAACTGACCATCGGTGAACATGATATTCGCACGCATGGCGATATTCTGGCGGCGATGAACGCGTCTGCCATCGGCGGTCACACCGGCTATGCGATGGTTCCTGGCGTAAAATCGTTGCGTGAAACCGTTGCAAATCGCATTCAGGAGCGGACAGGCGTGCCCACCGGTCCGGAAAACGTGATGATCACACCGGGCGGGCAATCCGCGCTTTTTTCATCGCATTACGCGGTGTGCAATCCCGGCGATGCCGCACTGTATCTTGATCCCTATTACGCCACCTACCCTGGCACGCTGCGCGCGGCCGGGGCGATCCCGCGCGTGGTGCATACCCGTGCCGAGGATGCTTTCCAGCCCCGCGGCGAAGATATCGCGGCGCAGGCGCAGGGCGCGGTATCCCTGCTGATCAATTCGCCCAACAATCCGACAGGCACCGTCTATTCACGCGCCACGCTGGGCGGCATTGCGGATGTGTGCAAGGCGCATGATCTCTGGCTGATCTCGGACGAGGTGTATGACACCCAGGTCTGGGATGGCAGCCACATATCACCGCGCAGCCTGCCCGATATGGCCGAGCGGACGCTTGTGGTGGGGTCCATGTCGAAATCCCACGCCATGACCGGATCGCGCTGCGGCTGGATTGTCGGGCCAGAAGAGGTGATCGACCGCCTGATCGATCTGGCCACAAACACCACTTACGGCGTGCCCGGTTTCATTCAGGACGCTGCCAATTTCGCCCTGCATCAGGGGCCGGCCTTTGAAGACGCGGTGGCCGAACCGTTCCGCCGCCGCCGCGCACTGGCAGCCGAAATCATCGCGGCGCAGAACACTGTCACGCTGATCCCGGCGCAAGGGGCGATGTATATGATGCTGGATGTGCGCGCGACCGGCCTGAGCGGTGAGGCGTTTGCGAACGGGTTGCTGGATGAATGCCAGATTGCGGTGATGCCGGGCGAAAGTTTCGGCACATCGGCCGCGGGCCATATCCGCGTCGCAATGACCATCGAAGACGGGGCATTTGCCAAAGCCCTGAAAGACCTGTGCGGATTTGCCGAAAAACACGCAGGCTGA
- the cysS gene encoding cysteine--tRNA ligase, which produces MTTKPVIRLRNSMTRKTEDFTPIDENDVRMYLCGPTVYDRAHLGNARNVIMFDVLFRLLRHVYGQDHVTYVRNFTDVDDKINARAAETGRSISDITEETIGWYLEDMAALGNLEPTHMPRATQYIPEMIAMIEDLIAKGHAYAAEGHVLFDVRSYEEYGKLSGRSVDDMIAGARVEVAPYKRDPMDFVLWKPSGDDLPGWDSPWGRGRPGWHIECSAMSYALLGESFDIHGGGNDLMFPHHENEVAQSCCAHPKGDFARIWMHNEMLLVEGKKMSKSLGNFFTVRDLLDQGVPGEVIRFVFLSTHYGKPIDWTQKKADEAEKTLLTWKHIVDQERDLVTREFTANTPPKEIVEALADDLNTSLALTRTGQLAKQAKASGGAKCVELAEALHFLGFEHDKDWSVSYGYSLEKTLGQPVNLEDYETVLFNEWKTAKKSKDFSKVDELKAMLVAAGVEIRMNQDGVTLEFSKDFDPSKLEALK; this is translated from the coding sequence ATGACGACCAAACCCGTGATCAGGCTGCGCAATTCGATGACGCGCAAAACAGAAGATTTCACGCCTATCGATGAAAACGATGTGCGGATGTATCTGTGCGGCCCCACGGTTTATGACCGCGCCCATCTGGGAAATGCGCGCAATGTCATCATGTTTGACGTGCTGTTCCGTCTGCTGCGCCATGTCTATGGCCAAGATCACGTGACCTATGTGCGCAACTTCACCGACGTGGATGACAAGATCAACGCGCGCGCGGCTGAAACCGGACGGTCGATTTCAGACATCACCGAAGAAACCATTGGCTGGTATCTTGAGGATATGGCGGCACTGGGCAATCTGGAACCGACCCACATGCCGCGCGCGACACAGTACATTCCCGAAATGATCGCAATGATCGAGGATCTGATCGCCAAGGGCCACGCCTATGCCGCCGAAGGCCATGTGCTGTTCGATGTGCGGTCTTATGAAGAGTATGGCAAACTGTCGGGCCGGTCGGTCGACGACATGATCGCCGGCGCGCGGGTCGAGGTGGCGCCTTATAAACGCGACCCGATGGATTTTGTCCTGTGGAAACCGTCAGGGGACGATCTGCCCGGCTGGGACAGCCCGTGGGGTCGGGGGCGGCCCGGCTGGCATATCGAATGTTCAGCGATGTCTTATGCGTTGCTGGGCGAAAGCTTTGACATTCATGGTGGTGGCAACGATCTGATGTTTCCGCATCACGAAAACGAAGTGGCGCAAAGCTGCTGCGCGCACCCCAAAGGCGATTTCGCCCGCATCTGGATGCACAACGAAATGCTGCTGGTCGAGGGCAAGAAAATGTCCAAGTCGCTGGGCAATTTCTTTACCGTGCGCGACCTGCTGGATCAGGGCGTGCCGGGCGAGGTGATCCGCTTTGTGTTCCTGAGCACCCATTACGGCAAGCCGATAGACTGGACGCAGAAGAAGGCGGATGAGGCTGAGAAGACGCTTTTGACATGGAAGCACATCGTGGACCAAGAACGCGATTTAGTCACCAGAGAGTTCACGGCAAACACGCCACCGAAAGAGATTGTCGAAGCTTTAGCTGACGACTTAAACACATCTTTGGCCCTGACCAGAACAGGACAATTGGCAAAGCAAGCCAAAGCGTCTGGTGGTGCCAAATGCGTAGAACTTGCAGAGGCACTTCACTTTTTGGGTTTTGAGCACGATAAGGACTGGTCTGTATCCTATGGATATTCCTTAGAAAAAACTCTTGGCCAGCCTGTCAATTTAGAAGACTACGAAACAGTCTTGTTCAATGAATGGAAGACGGCAAAGAAATCCAAGGATTTTTCCAAGGTCGATGAATTGAAAGCGATGTTGGTGGCGGCGGGTGTTGAAATCCGCATGAACCAAGATGGCGTAACGCTGGAGTTTTCAAAAGACTTCGACCCGTCCAAACTGGAGGCTCTGAAATGA
- the cimA gene encoding citramalate synthase, producing the protein MKERLSLYDTTLRDGQQTQGVQFSTAEKQQIARMLDDLGVDYIEGGWPGANPTDSAFFDDAPHTRATLAAFGMTKRAGRSAQNDDVLAAVMNAGTSAVCLVGKSHVYHVKAALGISRAENTENIAQSIAYITAQGREALFDAEHFFDGYAANPAYALEAARAAYDAGARWVVLCDTNGGTLPADIARITADVIASGIPGSHIGIHTHNDTENAVAGTLAAVDAGARQIQGTLNGLGERCGNANLTTLIPTLLLKEPYASRFETGVTLDALRGLTRASRKLDEILNRVPMKQAAYVGSSAFAHKAGLHASAIAKDPATYEHIDPASVGNARIIPMSNQAGQSNLRKRLEEAGLNVPAKDPALARILERVKEREAEGYSYDTAQASFELLAREELGQLPEFFEVKRYKVTIERRKNKYDRMVSLSEAVVVVKVDGEKKLSVSESMDETGSDRGPVNALSKALAKDLGRYQDMIDDMRLVDFKVRITQGGTEAVTRVIIDSEDRTGRRWSTVGVSANIVDASFQALIDAIRWKLIRDLK; encoded by the coding sequence ATGAAAGAACGTCTTTCCCTCTATGACACCACCCTGCGCGATGGGCAGCAAACCCAGGGCGTGCAGTTTTCCACCGCTGAAAAGCAACAGATCGCCCGGATGCTGGATGATCTGGGTGTGGATTACATCGAAGGCGGCTGGCCCGGTGCCAACCCGACGGATTCGGCGTTTTTTGATGACGCGCCGCACACCCGCGCCACCCTGGCTGCCTTTGGCATGACCAAACGGGCAGGGCGGTCGGCCCAGAATGACGATGTGCTGGCAGCGGTGATGAACGCCGGCACCAGCGCGGTGTGTCTGGTGGGTAAATCGCACGTCTACCACGTCAAGGCGGCCCTTGGGATCAGTCGCGCGGAAAACACCGAAAACATTGCGCAATCCATCGCCTACATCACCGCGCAGGGGCGCGAGGCGCTGTTTGACGCGGAACATTTCTTTGACGGATACGCCGCCAACCCGGCCTATGCGCTGGAAGCGGCGCGCGCGGCCTATGATGCGGGCGCGCGCTGGGTGGTGCTGTGTGACACCAATGGCGGCACCTTGCCTGCCGATATCGCCCGCATCACCGCCGATGTGATCGCCTCGGGCATCCCCGGATCGCATATTGGCATCCATACCCACAACGATACCGAAAACGCCGTGGCGGGCACGCTTGCCGCCGTGGATGCGGGCGCGCGCCAGATACAGGGCACGCTGAACGGGCTGGGCGAACGCTGTGGCAATGCCAACCTGACGACGCTGATCCCGACGCTTCTGCTCAAGGAACCTTATGCCAGCCGGTTTGAAACCGGCGTCACGCTGGACGCATTGCGCGGCCTGACCCGCGCCAGCCGCAAACTGGATGAAATCCTGAACCGCGTGCCGATGAAACAGGCGGCTTATGTCGGATCGTCCGCCTTTGCCCACAAGGCCGGATTGCACGCCAGCGCCATCGCCAAAGACCCCGCCACATACGAACATATCGATCCCGCCAGCGTCGGCAACGCGCGCATCATTCCGATGTCAAATCAGGCGGGGCAATCCAATCTGCGCAAACGTTTGGAAGAGGCCGGATTGAACGTGCCCGCCAAAGACCCCGCACTGGCCCGCATTCTGGAAAGGGTCAAGGAACGGGAGGCCGAAGGTTATTCCTATGACACCGCGCAAGCCTCGTTCGAATTGCTTGCCCGCGAGGAACTGGGGCAACTGCCCGAGTTTTTCGAGGTCAAACGCTACAAGGTCACGATCGAGCGGCGCAAGAACAAGTATGACCGCATGGTCAGCCTGTCCGAAGCCGTGGTCGTGGTGAAAGTGGATGGCGAGAAAAAGCTGTCCGTCTCGGAAAGTATGGACGAAACCGGCAGTGATCGCGGCCCGGTCAACGCGCTGTCCAAGGCGCTGGCCAAGGATCTGGGCCGCTATCAGGACATGATTGATGATATGCGGCTGGTCGATTTCAAGGTGCGCATCACCCAGGGCGGAACCGAGGCGGTGACCCGCGTGATCATCGACAGCGAAGACCGCACCGGGCGGCGCTGGTCAACGGTGGGTGTGTCCGCCAACATAGTCGACGCCTCGTTTCAGGCGCTGATTGATGCGATCCGCTGGAAGCTGATCCGTGACCTTAAGTGA
- a CDS encoding squalene/phytoene synthase family protein: MTLSEDITACAAIVERGDPDRFMVAMAAPVAARRVLFPLYAFNVEVSRAPWVTEETMIAEMRLQWWRDAIEEIAKGGTVRRHEVVTPLADILTPDMAAGMDEMIAVRRWDIYKDPFEDAAHFDRYIDQSAGTLMWVAARILGAADEAVVRDVGYAGGVAAWLRAIPDLEARKRVPLLDGTADGVRALARGALDRLQRARSNRRAISRAAAPALLSGWQSGAILKQAVADPQAVANGTLGQSEAKKRFTLMWGAATGRW, translated from the coding sequence GTGACCTTAAGTGAGGACATCACCGCCTGCGCCGCCATCGTCGAGCGCGGCGATCCCGACAGGTTCATGGTGGCGATGGCCGCCCCGGTGGCCGCGCGCCGCGTTCTGTTTCCACTTTACGCTTTCAACGTCGAAGTTTCGCGCGCGCCCTGGGTGACAGAAGAAACCATGATCGCGGAAATGCGCCTGCAATGGTGGCGAGACGCGATCGAGGAGATTGCCAAGGGTGGCACCGTGCGCCGCCACGAGGTGGTGACCCCGCTGGCGGACATCCTGACACCCGACATGGCCGCCGGAATGGATGAGATGATCGCGGTAAGGCGTTGGGATATATACAAAGATCCGTTCGAAGATGCCGCGCATTTCGACCGCTATATTGATCAAAGTGCCGGCACGCTGATGTGGGTTGCAGCCCGTATTCTGGGCGCCGCCGACGAAGCCGTAGTGCGTGACGTTGGCTATGCCGGCGGTGTGGCCGCGTGGCTGCGCGCCATTCCCGATCTTGAGGCGCGCAAGCGTGTGCCGCTTCTGGATGGTACAGCAGACGGGGTGCGCGCGCTGGCCCGGGGTGCGCTGGACAGATTGCAGAGGGCGCGCAGCAATCGGCGGGCCATCTCGCGCGCGGCAGCGCCTGCCTTGCTGTCCGGATGGCAAAGCGGCGCGATCCTGAAACAGGCGGTGGCAGACCCGCAGGCCGTGGCAAACGGCACCTTGGGCCAAAGCGAGGCGAAAAAGCGGTTTACCCTGATGTGGGGCGCGGCAACAGGGCGCTGGTAA